In Periplaneta americana isolate PAMFEO1 chromosome 4, P.americana_PAMFEO1_priV1, whole genome shotgun sequence, one DNA window encodes the following:
- the LOC138697872 gene encoding uncharacterized protein, giving the protein MMLLKSTVLMVVASIVLADDQKKDKVTEKRGLHDLGYGGGDFGHGGGLSLGNHGGGISLSSGGHGGDLSSGGHGGGLSLGGHSSGLSLGGHGGGLSSGGHGSLSLGGHGGLSSGGHGGLSLGGHGGGLSLAGHGSSSLGGHGGGLSLGEHGVGLSLGGHSFGSDSFGGGETHHESHVKATIITKKVEVPVPQPYKVEVEKKVPYTVKVPYTVTVKKPYPVSVPKPYPVYVEKKIPYTVEKKVPYPVKVPVKVPYPVPHTIHVPKPYPVKVLVPQPYEVKVPVVVEKKVPVFIKGHEGKSHGLGGSGGHAEIDFGGHH; this is encoded by the exons ATGATGCTTCTC AAGTCTACTGTCCTGATGGTGGTGGCGTCCATAGTTCTGGCAGATGATCAGAAGAAGGACAAGGTAACGGAAAAAAGAGGACTCCACGATCTAGGATACGGGGGCGGAGACTTCGGACACGGAGGTGGCCTCTCCCTTGGAAACCACGGAGGTGGTATCTCATTGTCATCAGGTGGTCACGGCGGTGATTTGTCATCAGGTGGTCACGGAGGTGGTCTGTCATTAGGAGGTCACAGCAGTGGTCTCTCACTGGGAGGTCATGGAGGAGGTCTGTCATCGGGTGGTCACGGAAGTTTATCTCTAGGAGGTCATGGAGGTCTGTCATCGGGTGGTCACGGAGGTTTATCTCTAGGAGGTCATGGAGGAGGTCTGTCATTGGCTGGTCACGgaagttcatcactaggaggACATGGAGGAGGTCTATCACTAGGAGAACACGGGGTAGGTCTGTCTCTGGGAGGCCACTCTTTCGGGAGCGATAGTTTTGGAGGTGGTGAAACTCACCACGAATCTCATGTCAAAGCCACCATCATCACTAAGAAAGTTGAAGTTCCCGTTCCTCAACCTTACAAAGTCGAAGTTGAAAAGAAAGTTCCGTATACTGTCAAAGTCCCTTACACAGTGACTGTAAAGAAACCCTACCCAGTTTCAGTACCAAAACCCTATCCTGTGTATGTAGAGAAAAAGATTCCTTACACTGTGGAGAAAAAAGTACCTTATCCAGTGAAGGTTCCCGTGAAGGTCCCATATCCTGTCCCTCATACAATTCATGTACCAAAGCCCTACCCAGTTAAGGTTCTCGTACCCCAACCTTATGAAGTGAAGGTTCCGGTTGTGGTGGAGAAGAAAGTTCCTGTGTTTATCAAGGGTCATGAAGGTAAAAGCCACGGTCTTGGAGGTTCTGGAGGTCACGCCGAAATCGATTTCGGTGGTCATCATTAA